A stretch of the Xyrauchen texanus isolate HMW12.3.18 chromosome 20, RBS_HiC_50CHRs, whole genome shotgun sequence genome encodes the following:
- the LOC127660914 gene encoding nucleoplasmin-like protein NO29, whose protein sequence is MSFMDDEASDSGVDSRSRLESFVFSCELSSDVPFYTFQADDDDDDDVEHFLELRTICLGDGAKEENNVVEVTAMNHQGKKLSVPVANLHKSCLPMVSLGEFELMAPVTLRLKSGSGPVTVSGLHLVATENEEDTDMSDEEDDDSEEEIPAVKPAKKKQ, encoded by the exons ATGTCGTTTATGGATGACGAAGCATCGGACAGTGGGGTCGACTCAAGATCACGGTTGGAAAGTTTTGTATTCA GTTGCGAGTTGTCCTCTGATGTTCCATTTTACACTTTTCaagcagatgatgatgatgatgatgatgtagaaCATTTTCTCGAGCTCAGAACG ATTTGTCTGGGTGATGGTGCCAAAGAGGAGAATAATGTGGTGGAAGTGACCGCTATGAATCACCAAGGAAAGAAATTGTCGGTGCCTGTAGCTAATCTTCACAAATCCTGTCTACCTATG GTAAGCCTTGGTGAGTTTGAGTTGATGGCTCCTGTTACACTACGCCTGAAATCTGGATCTGGACCAGTGACTGTCAGTGGGCTGCATTTAGTTG CCACAGAGAATGAGGAAGACACTGACATGTCAGACGAGGAAGATGATGATAGTGAGGAGGAAATCCCTGCAGTCAAACCAGCGAAGAAAAAGCAGTAG
- the LOC127660758 gene encoding protein O-GlcNAcase-like translates to MVQKDKIIELSQPETEENPVPTEAGSDTQGAVDEPIIGVERTGRRKFITGVVEGFYGRPWTIEQRKELFRRQQKWGLNTYLYAPKDDYKHRMFWREMYSVEEADQLTTLISAAKEHGIEFIYAISPGLDITFSNQKEVSTLKRKLDQVSHFGCKSFALLFDDIDHNICPADKEVFSSFGHAQVSITNEIFQYLGEPDIFLFCPTEYCGTFCYPNVSQSPYLRTVGEKLLPGVEVLWTGPKVVSKDITVESIEEVTKILRRAPVIWDNIHANDYDQKRLFLGPYKGRSTELIPRLKGVLTNPNCEFESNFVAIHTLATWYKSNMNGVRKDVVMTDSEDSTVSIQIKLENEGSDEELETDILYSPQIALKLALCEWLSEFGVPHQYNSRQVPHSGTKSTSIDVPPLNTTSLGSTTSVTTVFQQPIMSPHVPLCDEPHVIGKEEEVEVEKKDSDEEPMEMVVEKHDEVEDNKNVNEILTDIVKAKMIEDLKPMDTDKESLTESKSPEMSVQEDSGSDIAPMQTDDQLNKEVFVPGPNEKPLFTPEALTMEDLSLLAELFYLPYEHGPKAVQMLKEFNWLRANSNYVSVNSKGKDPEKVTEWQSRAENFEEMCCSVIQMFTRLSNSANRTILYDLYPYIWDIKSIISMVKSFVQWLGCRSQSSAQFLSGEQEPWAFRGGLAGEFQRLLPIDGANDLFYQPPPSMPTSKIYSIRPYFPKDESAVYKICREMYTEGCDGLSFPDESPDLIGDRLVGGFLTLSPDYGFVLEDEEGICGYALGTVDVKPFVKKCKLSWIPFMQEKYNKPDTEKDLSDAEKMMLSFHEEEEEGLPESFLGNFPSLIKVDIHAKVTDPSVAKSMMGCLLSSLKANGSHGAFCEVRQMDKRMMDFYSKLGCFEVAKMEGFPKDVIIMGRSL, encoded by the exons ATGGTTCAGAAGGACAAAATTATCGAGTTGTCACAGCCAGAAACCGAAGAAAACCCAGTACCAACCGAAGCCGGTTCGGATACGCAAGGTGCAGTTGACGAACCCATCATCGGGGTAGAGAGAACAGGCCGCAGGAAATTCATCACTGGTGTTGTAGAGG GCTTCTATGGGCGGCCATGGACTATTGAGCAGAGAAAAGAGCTTTTCAGGAG GCAGCAGAAATGGGGATTgaacacttatctgtatgccccgaAAGATGACTATAAACACAGAATGTTTTGGAGAGAGATGTATTCTGTTGAGGAAGCAG ATCAACTCACAACTTTGATAAGTGCTGCTAAAGAGCACGGTATTGAGTTCATTTATGCCATTTCCCCTGGCCTGGACATTACATTCTCAAATCAGAAGGAAGTGTCTACACTGAAAAGGAAGTTAGACCAG GTCTCTCATTTTGGATGCAAGTCATTTGCCTTACTGTTTGATGATATAGATCATAACATATGTCCAGCTGACAAGGAAGTATTCAGCTCCTTTGGACATGCCCAAGTGTCCATCACCAATGAGATCTTCCAGTATTTGGGAGAACCTGATATATTCTTATTTTGCCCCACTG AGTATTGTGGAACATTTTGTTATCCAAATGTGTCACAATCACCTTACCTGCGTACAGTTGGTGAAAAGCTGCTTCCTGGTGTTGAGGTGCTTTGGACAG GTCCAAAGGTAGTTTCTAAAGACATAACCGTTGAATCTATTGAAGAAGTCACAAAGATACTGAGGAGAGCTCCTGTCATCTGGGACAATATTCATGCCAATGACTATGATCAGAAGCGACTTTTCTTAGGGCCTTATAAGGGCAGGTCCACAGAACTCATTCCCCGGCTAAAAGGAGTCCTCACCAACCCCAACTGTGAATTTGAGTCCAACTTTGTTGCCATTCACACGTTAGCCACATGGTACAAGTCTAACATGAATGGAGTGAGAAAAGATGTTGTCATGA CGGACAGCGAAGACAGCACTGTGTCCATTCAAATAAAGCTGGAGAACGAGGGCAGTGATGAGGAACTAGAAACAGACATCCTCTACAGCCCACAGATCGCACTCAAGCTGGCTCTTTGTGAATGGTTGAGCGAGTTTGGAGTGCCTCATCAGTACAACA GTCGGCAGGTACCTCACAGTGGAACTAAAAGCACTTCTATTGATGTTCCCCCACTCAATACGACCAGTCTGGGCTCCACCACATCTGTGACCACAGTCTTCCAACAGCCCATCATGAGTCCACACGTGCCCCTTTGCGATGAACCACATGTGATTGGCAAAGaagaggaggtggaggtggagaAGAAAGATTCTGACGAAGAACCCATGGAGATGGTTGTAGAGAAGCATGACGAGGTGGAGGACAATAAAAATGTCAATGAGATCCTCACAGACATTGTCAAGGCTAAGATGATAGAGGATCTTAAACCCATGGACACAGACAAAGAAAGTCTGACAGAGTCCAAGTCTCCAGAGATGTCCGTTCAAGAGGATTCAGGCAGCGACATTGCACCTATGCAGACTGATGATCAGCTCAATAAGGAAGTGTTTGTTCCAGGCCCCAATGAGAAACCACTGTTCACTCCTGAAGCACTTACTATGGAGGATCTGTCCCTGCTGGCTGAACTCTTCTACCTGCCATATGAGCATGGACCAAAAGCAGTACAAATGCTGAAAGAGTTTAACTGGCTGAGAGCCAACAGCAATTATGTCAGCGTTAACTCCAAAGGAAAGGATCCAGAGAAG GTAACTGAATGGCAATCCAGAGCAGAAAACTTTGAAGAGATGTGCTGCTCCGTCATCCAGATGTTTACCAGACTCTCCAACTCCGCCAACAGGACCATTCTTTATGACCTGTATCCCTATATCTGGGATATAAAAAGTATCATCTCAATGGTGAAATCATTTGTTCAGTGGTTAG GGTGTCGTAGTCAGTCGTCAGCACAGTTCTTAAGTGGCGAACAAGAGccctgggcctttaggggcgGTCTAGCAGGAGAGTTCCAG AGACTGTTGCCAATTGATGGGGCAAATGATCTTTTCTACCAGCCACCTCCATCAATGCCAACTTCCAAAATCTATAGCATAAGGCCTTACTTTCCCAAAGATGAG TCTGCTGTCTATAAGATATGCAGGGAAATGTACACCGAGGGCTGTGATGGCCTTTCTTTTCCTGATGAGTCGCCGGACCTTATTGGAGACAG GTTAGTAGGAGGTTTCCTGACGCTCAGCCCAGACTATGGCTTTGTGCTTGAGGATGAGGAAGGAATTTGTGGCTATGCATTGGGCACTGTGGATGTCAAACCTTTTGTAAAGAAATGCAAGCTGAGTTGGATACCATTCATGCAGGAGAAATACAACAAGCCAGATACAGAGAAGGACCTGTCAGATGCTGAG AAAATGATGCTAAGCTTCcatgaggaggaagaggagggctTGCCAGAATCATTCCTCGGTAACTTCCCATCCCTCATTAAAGTGGACATTCATGCAAAGGTTACTGATCCCAGTGTTGCCAAAAGCATGATGGGATGTCTCCTCTCATCGCTCAAAGCTAACG GCTCGCATGGTGCTTTCTGTGAGGTCCGACAGATGGACAAACGGATGATGGACTTTTATAGCAAACTTGGCTGCTTTGAAGTGGCCAAAATGGAGGGATTCCCAAAAGACGTTATTATAATGGGGAGGAGCTTGTGA